The following proteins are co-located in the Methanobacterium formicicum DSM 3637 genome:
- the nifE gene encoding nitrogenase iron-molybdenum cofactor biosynthesis protein NifE: protein MISSLDLQDIKIPKIPKEVISTLKSRKKHMCIKREGNESTPACNQASVPGMVTQRSCVYGGARVVLMPITDAIHLVHGPLGCASCTWDIRGSRSSGSELYRNGFSTDLQEKDIVFGGEKKLLETIVELNQLFKPAAIFVYATCVVGLIGDDIKSVCREATEITGSRVIPVQSEGFRSVNKSLGHQLACDAMLEYLIGTEPPQKSIKTSQKSIKTPQKKMDTLEINIPPTNTEDPPATTDYLINILGEFNVAGDFWAMKPLLEKIGVSIQAVITGDSRVEDIANAHLAHLNLVQCQKSSRYLADSMEERYNIPQVRVNFFGVEETSKSLRSIAEFFNDPVMMEATEKLIELETSRIRDAITPYRQRLTGKKVAVYVGGNKAWSLIRAFEELGMEVLMTGTQNGLPEDYQRIKETVRDGTLIVDDANAMELARLLEKYQPDLLVSGAKEKYMSLKMGVAFCDFNHDRISSFAGFQGFLNFAREVDRAVSSPVWKYTAKLKQGSVFNNPTKYPSKSSPLINTKATAHSKVSGCKKSNSKVSDYKETQFKVSNYKETYCEISACKEKSNSMKCKKSVKECSSKTKISPEVM, encoded by the coding sequence GTGATTTCTTCCCTGGATCTGCAGGATATTAAAATTCCTAAAATACCAAAAGAAGTGATAAGTACCCTGAAATCTCGAAAGAAGCATATGTGCATCAAAAGAGAGGGCAATGAATCCACTCCTGCATGTAACCAGGCCAGTGTCCCTGGAATGGTAACTCAACGATCATGCGTTTATGGTGGGGCCAGGGTGGTTTTAATGCCCATAACCGATGCCATCCACTTGGTACACGGTCCTCTGGGCTGTGCATCATGCACATGGGATATTCGTGGAAGTAGGTCATCAGGATCTGAACTCTATCGTAATGGGTTCTCCACGGATCTCCAGGAAAAGGACATTGTCTTCGGAGGCGAGAAAAAACTCCTGGAAACCATAGTAGAGTTGAACCAGTTATTCAAACCTGCTGCTATTTTCGTCTACGCCACTTGTGTGGTGGGGTTAATTGGAGATGATATTAAAAGTGTTTGCCGTGAAGCAACCGAAATCACTGGATCAAGAGTTATACCAGTCCAATCAGAAGGTTTCAGGAGCGTTAATAAATCACTGGGACACCAGCTTGCCTGTGATGCCATGCTAGAATACCTCATTGGTACCGAACCTCCCCAGAAAAGTATAAAAACTTCTCAAAAAAGTATAAAAACTCCCCAAAAGAAAATGGACACTCTTGAAATAAATATTCCCCCTACAAATACAGAAGACCCTCCAGCAACAACTGATTACTTGATAAACATTTTAGGAGAGTTCAATGTGGCTGGAGATTTCTGGGCAATGAAACCACTCCTGGAAAAAATTGGAGTTTCCATTCAAGCGGTGATTACAGGAGACTCACGGGTTGAAGATATAGCAAATGCCCATTTAGCCCATCTGAACCTGGTACAGTGCCAGAAATCATCCCGTTACTTGGCTGATTCCATGGAAGAACGTTACAATATTCCTCAGGTCAGAGTAAACTTTTTCGGAGTTGAAGAAACTTCAAAATCCCTCAGATCCATAGCTGAATTTTTCAACGACCCGGTGATGATGGAGGCAACTGAAAAGCTCATTGAACTGGAAACCAGCCGAATCAGAGATGCCATTACTCCCTACAGGCAACGTTTAACTGGTAAGAAAGTTGCGGTTTATGTTGGGGGAAATAAGGCTTGGTCTCTTATCAGAGCATTTGAAGAGCTGGGAATGGAAGTACTGATGACTGGAACTCAAAATGGGTTGCCTGAAGACTATCAGCGGATAAAAGAGACTGTGAGAGATGGAACCCTCATTGTGGATGATGCCAATGCCATGGAACTGGCCAGACTTCTGGAGAAATACCAACCAGATTTACTGGTTTCAGGAGCAAAAGAGAAATATATGTCACTGAAAATGGGAGTAGCGTTCTGCGACTTTAACCATGACCGTATCAGCTCTTTTGCCGGTTTTCAGGGATTCCTAAACTTTGCCAGGGAAGTGGATCGGGCAGTGTCAAGTCCAGTTTGGAAATACACTGCCAAATTAAAACAGGGCTCAGTTTTTAATAATCCAACGAAATATCCCTCAAAATCATCACCTTTGATAAATACAAAAGCAACGGCCCACTCTAAAGTATCAGGTTGTAAAAAATCCAACTCTAAAGTATCAGATTATAAAGAAACCCAATTTAAAGTATCAAATTATAAAGAAACTTATTGTGAAATATCAGCTTGTAAAGAGAAGTCTAATTCAATGAAATGCAAAAAATCCGTGAAAGAATGTTCATCCAAAACAAAAATTTCCCCAGAGGTGATGTAA
- a CDS encoding nitrogenase component 1 encodes MSCANVMKRDRTAVINPLVTCQPMGAMYAVAGIRRGLPLVHGSQGCSTFVRYSFSRHFREPSEIAVTSLHEDAAVFGGRKNLISGIGNLAVRFKPSVIGAISTCSSEIIGDDMEGFIKIAKEELKQKIGEEKAEKIKIVPISTPSFVETHFKGYDNGINALVNNLAQDPEDSNEKVNIIPGIVNPGDIREIKHIMGLMGIDGIILTDISDPFDSPLRPSTTETRPFYPKGGTTLEEIEDSSNSLGTIALCGYAGSGALSLEKKYEVPAAVGPIPIGVKNTDNFLRNLKKFTDTEIPDSVLDERGLLIDSMADLASRYLFGRKVAIFGDPAISAGIARFVCELGMIPSVVCTGVENPEFVSEMKKVAKESDEPVDVMIGSDLRALEVKLEEEPVEMMIGHSDGRLFAKHLDIPLVRVGYPVYDRAGYHRVPIVGYNGSVNLIDRITNTVFDKYYADEHWKLQQ; translated from the coding sequence ATGAGCTGTGCCAATGTAATGAAAAGGGATAGAACTGCAGTTATAAATCCCCTGGTTACCTGCCAGCCCATGGGTGCCATGTATGCAGTTGCCGGAATAAGAAGAGGTCTTCCACTGGTTCACGGATCTCAAGGATGTTCAACCTTTGTGAGATACTCATTCTCCAGACATTTCAGGGAACCTTCAGAAATTGCAGTAACATCACTACACGAAGATGCCGCAGTTTTCGGCGGAAGAAAAAACCTGATATCCGGTATTGGAAACCTGGCAGTCCGGTTTAAACCAAGTGTGATCGGCGCCATAAGCACCTGCTCCAGTGAAATTATTGGAGATGACATGGAAGGTTTCATCAAAATAGCTAAGGAAGAACTAAAACAAAAAATAGGGGAAGAAAAAGCAGAAAAAATAAAAATTGTACCCATAAGCACCCCCAGTTTTGTAGAAACCCATTTCAAAGGTTACGACAATGGTATTAACGCATTGGTGAATAATTTAGCCCAAGATCCTGAAGATAGTAATGAAAAGGTCAATATAATTCCAGGAATCGTTAATCCAGGAGATATCAGAGAAATAAAACATATAATGGGACTTATGGGAATTGATGGGATCATACTCACCGACATATCTGATCCATTTGATTCACCACTCCGCCCCTCAACAACTGAAACCAGACCATTCTATCCTAAAGGAGGAACAACTCTTGAAGAAATAGAAGATTCATCTAACAGCCTTGGAACAATAGCTTTGTGCGGATATGCAGGTTCTGGTGCCCTTTCTCTTGAGAAAAAGTATGAAGTTCCTGCTGCTGTAGGTCCTATACCCATTGGTGTTAAAAATACCGATAATTTCCTGAGAAATTTGAAAAAATTCACCGACACAGAAATTCCAGATTCTGTTCTGGATGAAAGAGGACTCTTAATAGATTCCATGGCAGATCTCGCATCAAGGTATCTTTTCGGACGTAAAGTAGCCATATTTGGAGATCCAGCCATAAGTGCAGGGATAGCCCGCTTTGTATGTGAACTGGGAATGATCCCATCCGTGGTTTGTACTGGTGTTGAAAATCCAGAATTCGTTAGTGAAATGAAAAAAGTAGCCAAAGAATCAGATGAACCAGTAGATGTCATGATAGGAAGCGATCTAAGAGCTTTAGAAGTTAAATTAGAGGAAGAACCAGTAGAAATGATGATTGGTCACTCTGATGGCAGATTATTTGCTAAACACCTCGATATTCCATTGGTAAGAGTTGGATATCCAGTTTATGACCGAGCAGGATATCACAGAGTCCCTATTGTAGGTTATAATGGTTCAGTTAATCTAATAGACCGAATAACCAATACTGTGTTTGACAAATACTATGCTGACGAACACTGGAAATTACAGCAGTAA